A portion of the Shewanella sp. SNU WT4 genome contains these proteins:
- a CDS encoding AraC family transcriptional regulator, with translation MTTKIVANTPKFVVFDLQKLSETQHLIFGADYVLIRPMTKGCTLHLTNTKLRLSQGQVVLLAPFNPFRLSLDKRTSRDAQVDCDVLHFRLNGIGLTFVDSPQFREIKTMLDDAKLGLLYEGDAIAEIGNIFDSIENSFDFCQILNVLTILERLSKQAPKQLLEAATDICHVKKTEDKLNTSLEYIQQHLNEPLTVAMVAGQIYMAESTFSRFFNANMGITFWQYVIEQRVRQAARLLINTDNSISYISAEVGFTSISSFNTKFKELLNITPKQYRKNHLNMRSDSVSPETVNLKANMLNNQGMQARAESH, from the coding sequence ATGACTACTAAAATCGTCGCTAACACACCTAAGTTTGTGGTATTTGATTTACAGAAGTTATCTGAAACGCAGCATCTTATTTTTGGAGCCGACTACGTTCTCATCAGGCCCATGACTAAGGGCTGTACGCTCCATTTAACCAATACCAAGTTGCGACTCAGCCAAGGCCAAGTTGTCCTTTTAGCGCCGTTTAATCCGTTTAGATTGTCTCTTGATAAGCGCACCTCGCGCGATGCCCAGGTCGATTGCGATGTATTGCATTTTAGACTCAATGGCATAGGCCTCACCTTTGTGGATAGCCCGCAATTTCGCGAAATCAAAACCATGCTCGATGATGCCAAGCTTGGTCTCTTGTATGAAGGCGATGCTATTGCTGAGATAGGTAACATCTTTGATTCAATCGAAAATTCCTTTGATTTCTGCCAGATACTTAACGTTTTAACCATACTTGAACGCCTATCTAAGCAAGCGCCTAAGCAATTGCTAGAGGCTGCGACTGATATTTGTCACGTTAAAAAGACCGAAGATAAACTCAATACCAGCTTGGAATATATACAGCAGCATTTAAATGAGCCTTTGACTGTGGCTATGGTCGCAGGGCAAATTTACATGGCCGAAAGCACTTTTTCGCGCTTCTTTAATGCCAATATGGGCATTACTTTTTGGCAATATGTGATTGAACAAAGGGTGCGCCAAGCCGCGCGCTTACTGATCAATACGGATAACAGCATTTCCTATATCAGCGCCGAAGTGGGCTTTACTTCAATTTCATCATTTAATACTAAATTCAAAGAGTTGCTTAACATTACCCCCAAGCAATATCGCAAAAACCACTTAAATATGCGCAGTGACAGCGTTAGCCCTGAAACCGTGAATCTCAAAGCCAATATGCTCAACAATCAAGGCATGCAGGCGCGAGCTGAATCTCACTAA
- a CDS encoding Rid family hydrolase, giving the protein MSGNIIKFSRNTERAPQSPFSTQTVAFSHYNNISAQLPIDPVTGKVVMGGITAQAKQCLNNIKAIVESINHVMDDVVKLNIFVKHIEDVEAINQVYSSYFEGPLPTRTTVAVAALPLQEALVQIDALISNGEGTTPQAPCPLIKISRNTDKAPLGLYSQTVAFSHYNNLASQLPLNSLTGTLVSGGVKEQTHQCLINIKAVLSSIDHSMEDIVKTTIFVRNIADIDVVNQVCNAFFPAYVPARTIINVAALPMDALVQIDTVVSHGDGTPPQLPEDTRFLVIEANNTPKVPAQPYSHTVAFSHYNHISGQLPLDVKTGQLVSGGVNEQARQCLNNIKTIIESVDHVMDDIVKVNIQVRNIADMEAINDVYTTFFSGDLPARTCYAVGAIPMGALVQIDAVVSNCEGTPPQA; this is encoded by the coding sequence ATGAGCGGCAATATCATTAAGTTTTCAAGAAATACCGAGCGTGCGCCACAAAGCCCGTTTTCAACCCAAACGGTCGCCTTCTCGCATTATAATAATATTTCAGCGCAATTACCCATTGACCCAGTCACAGGTAAAGTGGTGATGGGCGGAATTACCGCGCAGGCTAAACAGTGTCTCAATAATATTAAAGCCATAGTTGAGAGCATTAATCATGTGATGGACGATGTGGTTAAACTCAATATTTTTGTTAAGCATATCGAAGATGTTGAAGCAATTAATCAGGTTTATAGTTCATATTTCGAGGGGCCACTGCCAACCCGTACTACAGTTGCGGTTGCGGCATTGCCACTGCAAGAGGCCTTAGTACAAATTGATGCGCTGATTTCTAACGGCGAAGGCACGACCCCACAAGCGCCATGCCCACTGATTAAAATCTCCAGAAACACAGATAAGGCGCCGCTCGGCTTATATTCACAAACTGTGGCTTTCTCTCATTACAACAACCTTGCCTCACAGCTACCACTTAACTCTCTGACCGGCACCTTAGTGAGCGGCGGCGTAAAAGAGCAAACTCATCAGTGCTTAATCAATATCAAAGCCGTGCTGAGCAGCATAGATCACTCGATGGAAGACATAGTGAAGACCACTATTTTCGTGCGCAACATTGCCGATATTGACGTGGTTAATCAGGTTTGTAATGCCTTCTTCCCAGCTTATGTTCCAGCGCGCACCATCATTAATGTCGCCGCCTTACCTATGGATGCACTGGTGCAAATTGATACTGTGGTATCTCATGGTGATGGCACCCCGCCGCAGTTACCAGAAGATACTCGCTTCTTAGTGATTGAAGCCAATAACACGCCTAAAGTGCCAGCTCAGCCTTACTCCCACACTGTGGCTTTCTCGCATTACAACCATATTTCTGGCCAGTTACCGCTGGATGTTAAAACCGGACAATTAGTCAGTGGTGGCGTCAATGAGCAAGCAAGACAGTGCCTTAACAACATTAAGACCATTATTGAAAGTGTTGATCACGTCATGGACGATATAGTCAAAGTGAACATTCAAGTGAGAAATATCGCCGATATGGAAGCCATTAACGATGTATATACCACCTTCTTTAGTGGTGATTTACCCGCGCGCACTTGCTACGCCGTAGGTGCTATTCCTATGGGCGCCTTAGTGCAAATAGATGCGGTAGTATCTAACTGCGAAGGCACGCCGCCACAAGCGTAA
- the yvcK gene encoding uridine diphosphate-N-acetylglucosamine-binding protein YvcK yields the protein MARMGKLDAMTRVVAIGGGHGLGRVVSALSELQSRLSAIVATTDNGGSTGKLRAADACIAWGDLRNCLSQLSEHPSINTILFEYRFTIANELHGHSLGNLMLYALDQLSVRPLETVRIISKMLDVTVELLPMAEQACHLTAIDSQGRRAFGEVAVDEMTSLPKQLALTPPTNATPEVVTRLQQAELILLGPGSFFTSLVPPLLLTEVANTIALSPATLVFIDNLQPEHTQVDKLSTAQKVDFIEHLLNGRPIDKILCHGTQAMASQPEFCQPKPWQPKLCQHEHSRYYYRPLVQSTTDGLHDRKLLLQALESLLE from the coding sequence ATGGCAAGGATGGGTAAGTTAGATGCTATGACGCGGGTAGTGGCCATAGGCGGCGGCCATGGGCTCGGGCGCGTAGTCAGCGCTTTATCTGAGCTGCAATCACGCTTAAGCGCCATAGTGGCGACTACCGATAATGGTGGCTCGACCGGTAAATTGCGCGCCGCCGATGCTTGTATTGCGTGGGGCGATTTACGCAACTGCCTATCGCAACTCAGCGAGCACCCCTCCATAAACACCATATTGTTTGAATATCGCTTCACCATAGCCAACGAATTGCATGGCCACTCCTTAGGTAACTTGATGCTGTACGCCTTAGATCAGTTATCGGTGCGGCCATTAGAAACCGTGCGGATTATTTCTAAAATGCTCGATGTCACCGTGGAATTGCTCCCCATGGCCGAACAAGCCTGCCATTTAACCGCCATAGATAGCCAAGGGCGGCGCGCTTTTGGTGAGGTCGCCGTGGATGAGATGACATCGTTACCCAAGCAATTGGCCTTAACCCCACCAACTAACGCCACGCCAGAAGTGGTGACGCGTTTGCAACAAGCCGAGCTGATTTTGCTGGGGCCCGGCAGTTTTTTTACCAGCTTAGTGCCGCCGTTATTGTTAACCGAAGTGGCTAACACCATAGCGTTAAGTCCCGCAACTTTAGTGTTTATTGATAATTTGCAACCTGAACACACACAGGTAGATAAGCTCAGCACCGCCCAAAAGGTCGACTTTATTGAGCATCTGCTTAATGGCCGCCCTATTGATAAAATCTTGTGCCATGGCACACAAGCAATGGCCAGCCAGCCAGAGTTCTGCCAGCCAAAGCCTTGGCAACCAAAGCTCTGCCAACACGAGCACAGCCGCTATTACTACCGACCATTAGTGCAATCGACAACGGATGGTTTACATGACCGTAAGCTATTGCTGCAAGCGCTTGAAAGTTTGCTGGAGTGA
- a CDS encoding STAS domain-containing protein, with translation MNITLDNQADQGFKVAISGDMDAIGCKEIKEVVDRIITMNFNGEITMDLEQVNFMDSSGIGAIVYLYKRLKEVDRVISLHNVSGQPLELMQLLRIDSAIAIHSKHANAYRDCL, from the coding sequence ATGAACATTACACTCGACAACCAAGCAGACCAAGGTTTCAAGGTAGCAATCAGCGGCGATATGGATGCCATCGGCTGCAAAGAAATCAAAGAAGTGGTCGATCGCATAATTACTATGAATTTCAATGGTGAAATCACCATGGATCTGGAGCAAGTAAATTTCATGGATTCCTCCGGTATTGGCGCAATAGTCTATCTTTATAAAAGGTTAAAGGAAGTTGATCGGGTAATTAGTCTGCATAACGTCTCAGGCCAGCCTTTAGAGTTAATGCAATTACTTAGAATCGATAGCGCGATAGCCATACATAGCAAACATGCTAATGCTTACAGGGATTGTTTATGA
- a CDS encoding OmpA family protein produces MKIWFCGCLLIFLYGCTAWPEHGQGGMAELYSAELYPVNNQQDLGPEQGLRFEWELSGRKLDVLVLQGAELCFPATIVQAELNQKRIVRQLQGGLLYDAATDIIAQRQLLARLEQRLDIATTEGKCILPDTGELAELDAIDNTNLAANNVANELSNLLNHDNQFAVNSYQLNPKFIGNLAKAAAQLTELPQYSLLITGHADDQGSLEYNFQLANARAEQVKRYLMIFGLNGEQISLDSVGEDEPLLKGTQEEVRLTNRRVTIAVIDSELTPAQATSAKKPAKNTRANSKSNSTSNSSSGSTQSYPATPLPPAATLKEDRQ; encoded by the coding sequence ATGAAAATTTGGTTCTGTGGATGTCTATTGATATTCCTTTATGGATGCACCGCCTGGCCAGAGCACGGCCAAGGCGGAATGGCAGAGCTGTACAGCGCCGAACTTTATCCAGTCAATAACCAGCAAGATTTAGGCCCAGAGCAAGGATTACGCTTTGAATGGGAGTTAAGCGGTCGCAAGCTTGACGTGCTCGTGCTGCAAGGCGCTGAGTTATGCTTCCCTGCCACCATAGTTCAAGCTGAGCTCAATCAAAAACGCATAGTGCGGCAACTGCAAGGTGGCCTGTTATACGATGCTGCCACCGACATCATAGCCCAGCGTCAATTACTCGCGCGCCTTGAACAAAGATTAGACATTGCCACCACAGAAGGTAAATGTATTCTGCCCGACACGGGCGAATTGGCTGAGCTTGATGCCATTGATAACACTAACTTGGCAGCGAATAATGTTGCTAATGAACTCAGCAATTTACTTAATCACGACAATCAATTTGCGGTTAACTCCTATCAATTAAACCCCAAGTTTATTGGCAATTTAGCTAAAGCCGCGGCGCAGCTTACTGAACTGCCGCAGTATTCACTCCTCATTACCGGTCATGCCGATGACCAAGGCAGCTTGGAATATAACTTCCAATTAGCCAATGCGCGCGCTGAGCAAGTAAAACGCTACTTAATGATTTTTGGCCTGAATGGCGAGCAGATATCCCTAGATTCTGTGGGCGAAGATGAGCCCCTGCTAAAAGGCACCCAAGAAGAAGTGCGCCTCACCAATAGACGCGTCACTATCGCTGTGATTGATAGCGAGCTCACGCCAGCACAAGCAACCAGTGCCAAGAAGCCCGCAAAAAATACAAGAGCAAATTCCAAGTCTAATTCAACGTCAAATTCATCGTCTGGCTCAACCCAAAGCTATCCAGCGACCCCTTTACCACCTGCCGCTACGCTTAAGGAGGATAGACAATGA
- a CDS encoding SLBB domain-containing protein, producing MNLCRNLSLSLAIMMLTLIMLASSAHANEYQTQVGDEIKILLPGEAELNQNYQIDRQGRIILPEVGAVQVVNQTEQQLAETVRLALSAIFRDLTNLQVFINKRQLLISIQGYVNQPGEFTLPANSTVQTALHAASGLRAGAQLDKLQLQRNGETNIFNYKAFLDSGDMSLLPELKPLDVLFIPASPIMGNVEQTFNPLNLADGGDAADDVGAVKVFGEVNRPGSFSYKEGVTLVDLLMRAGGVTRYAGVEQIRVIADNEPTIFNLKGYLDSGNEKLLPNIHAGTTIFVPIQVEEVKSGANTVYIMGEVDKPGAFENKAGTTFMDILANAGGPTRFAESRQIRVIKADGTIKSFDLAGYTEGTVVQEMPTIAAGDAIFVPEKTDMNEKSWLKIAPNRAVRVFGEVVAPGRIEWSAEMNLLELLAHVGGPNPKADTANIEILTPDDNGNITRTQFNLDTFMKEGQPDSALPFIKAGSTIRVSNLPDDPSDNKSQWVRQSSDSSIYVFGQVGAPGRYRFTEELHFLDILAAADGPTGSADLHNIRITHRSDGHARVSQLNLNRYFDTGDESLLPIVKPGDTIFVPEKDKQWLDEPSARTVKVLGAVNRPGRYRFDDTMTLLDVLAEAGGTNSNAYIEKITVVNMSCCADQATSFNLLKFAKTGNYRMLPVLRAGDTVFVPEKSETFFEYFQDSLQVILGIAVLGAL from the coding sequence ATGAACCTTTGCCGCAATCTTTCTCTTAGCTTAGCTATCATGATGTTAACGCTCATTATGTTAGCCTCAAGCGCGCACGCCAATGAGTACCAAACCCAAGTCGGGGATGAGATTAAAATCTTACTGCCAGGGGAAGCTGAGCTTAATCAAAACTATCAAATAGATCGCCAAGGCCGAATTATTTTGCCGGAAGTAGGCGCAGTGCAAGTGGTCAATCAAACCGAGCAGCAGTTAGCCGAAACCGTAAGACTCGCGCTCAGCGCCATTTTTCGTGATTTAACCAACCTGCAAGTCTTCATCAATAAGCGGCAATTACTGATAAGCATTCAAGGCTATGTCAATCAGCCGGGGGAATTTACCCTGCCGGCCAATTCCACGGTGCAAACGGCGCTTCATGCCGCCAGTGGTTTAAGAGCGGGCGCGCAGCTAGATAAATTGCAATTACAGCGCAATGGCGAAACCAATATTTTCAATTACAAGGCGTTTCTTGATAGCGGCGATATGAGTTTATTGCCTGAGCTTAAACCCTTAGATGTGTTGTTTATCCCAGCATCGCCGATTATGGGCAATGTCGAGCAAACCTTTAATCCTCTCAATCTTGCCGATGGCGGCGATGCCGCCGATGATGTTGGCGCCGTCAAAGTCTTTGGCGAAGTGAACCGCCCCGGCAGTTTTTCCTATAAAGAAGGCGTGACCTTAGTGGATTTATTAATGCGCGCGGGCGGCGTAACCCGCTACGCAGGCGTTGAGCAAATCCGCGTTATCGCCGATAACGAACCCACTATTTTTAACCTTAAGGGCTATTTAGACAGTGGCAATGAAAAGCTGCTGCCCAACATACATGCCGGCACCACCATCTTTGTGCCGATTCAAGTGGAAGAAGTGAAATCGGGCGCCAATACCGTCTATATCATGGGGGAGGTCGATAAACCCGGCGCCTTTGAAAATAAAGCGGGCACCACTTTTATGGATATTTTGGCCAATGCCGGCGGTCCGACCCGTTTTGCTGAATCGCGCCAAATTCGGGTTATTAAGGCCGATGGCACCATTAAAAGCTTTGATTTAGCCGGTTACACTGAAGGCACAGTTGTGCAAGAAATGCCGACAATCGCCGCGGGAGACGCTATCTTTGTGCCCGAAAAAACCGATATGAATGAAAAGTCGTGGCTAAAAATTGCGCCCAATCGCGCCGTACGAGTGTTTGGTGAAGTGGTAGCGCCGGGGCGTATCGAATGGTCGGCGGAAATGAACTTGCTGGAATTGTTAGCTCATGTGGGCGGCCCCAATCCCAAGGCTGATACTGCCAATATTGAAATTTTAACGCCCGATGATAATGGCAATATCACTCGCACCCAATTCAACTTAGATACCTTTATGAAAGAAGGGCAGCCTGATTCCGCCCTGCCCTTTATTAAAGCGGGCTCCACCATTCGGGTATCAAACCTGCCTGATGACCCGAGCGACAATAAATCGCAGTGGGTGCGCCAAAGCAGTGATAGTTCGATTTACGTCTTTGGCCAAGTGGGCGCTCCTGGGCGCTATCGCTTTACCGAAGAACTGCATTTTCTTGATATTCTCGCCGCCGCCGATGGGCCAACGGGTAGCGCTGACTTACACAATATCCGCATCACCCACAGAAGCGATGGCCATGCCAGAGTCAGCCAATTAAACCTTAATCGCTATTTTGATACTGGCGATGAAAGCTTGCTGCCCATAGTCAAACCCGGCGACACTATATTTGTGCCAGAAAAAGACAAGCAATGGCTTGATGAACCGAGCGCCCGAACGGTTAAGGTCTTAGGCGCAGTGAATCGCCCCGGCCGTTATCGCTTTGACGATACTATGACGCTGCTGGATGTGCTTGCCGAAGCGGGCGGCACTAACTCCAACGCCTATATAGAAAAAATTACTGTGGTCAATATGAGCTGCTGCGCCGATCAAGCCACCAGCTTTAACTTACTTAAGTTTGCCAAAACCGGTAACTATCGCATGCTGCCAGTGCTGCGGGCGGGCGATACTGTGTTTGTCCCTGAAAAGAGTGAAACCTTCTTTGAGTACTTCCAAGACTCGTTGCAAGTGATCCTTGGCATTGCCGTATTAGGGGCGCTGTAA
- a CDS encoding CpsD/CapB family tyrosine-protein kinase, translated as MLLPPTNNEVEHIYSHLHRLEARSVAVTSANPGEGCTSVVIALAQRHLLSGHSTLVVDFNLFRPTLVDLELQPKHDYRTPVLVSLRNETLAFQGITAPQCKEAVMSLRQSEFLGELIKQWQQDYSLIIFDTSPLLRNNANNISADVVAAACDQTLLVMMAGITTKAMLTESCNALKQAEATLGGCIINDWHNPSLRTEMLREADRLKNISPTWQQRIKKWLFNNKFISMGV; from the coding sequence ATGTTATTGCCGCCGACCAACAATGAAGTCGAGCATATCTACAGCCATCTGCATCGCCTTGAAGCGCGCTCAGTGGCGGTAACTTCGGCCAACCCTGGCGAAGGTTGCACTTCTGTGGTCATAGCGCTAGCTCAGCGGCATTTGTTATCGGGTCACTCTACCTTAGTGGTGGATTTTAATTTGTTTCGCCCGACCTTAGTGGATTTAGAGCTGCAACCAAAACATGATTACCGTACCCCAGTGTTGGTCAGCCTTCGCAACGAAACATTAGCATTTCAAGGAATTACTGCGCCGCAATGCAAGGAGGCCGTCATGTCCCTGCGCCAAAGCGAATTTTTAGGTGAGTTAATCAAGCAGTGGCAGCAAGACTACAGTTTAATCATTTTTGATACCTCGCCCCTGCTGAGAAATAACGCCAATAATATCTCGGCCGATGTAGTGGCTGCGGCTTGCGATCAAACCTTGCTGGTGATGATGGCAGGTATCACTACTAAAGCTATGTTGACTGAGTCCTGCAATGCCCTTAAACAAGCCGAGGCCACCTTAGGTGGCTGCATCATCAATGACTGGCATAATCCAAGCTTAAGAACCGAAATGCTACGCGAAGCCGACCGCCTTAAAAACATATCCCCCACTTGGCAGCAACGCATAAAAAAGTGGTTGTTTAATAACAAATTTATTTCCATGGGAGTCTAA
- a CDS encoding SpoIIE family protein phosphatase, whose protein sequence is MDKCLINDTRPASLEAVRDMRQLLQRVLTQQLQHPQQLQRMLLCFSELATNIVRHSAPPARAIGVQLWLSNHQWQIHITDDGGSWQACDIVPLDEHEVSATGGRGLSLITHYCDNYQYIAGKLNLSKLQWPRVFSQNKPHVLIVEDDSSQQRLLRAYLKDEYQVDCVSDGEQALALLDRLPIDLILSDVNMPKMNGLTLRERLNQAGNRRLIPFIFITQDTKRTSMNYSLGFDDLLTKPVTKSQLLQTITRVLSRSAQVYTSVNEHINQQISRSLLPNLPSHFQDWSLGYASRSAGSGGGDFVLCQRHDCVKDEAKDEALSVLLVDIMEHNIEAKFFSYAYAGYMRGLLSHKQQASPSALLAAISNAAYQDSMLSQTLMTCCACTLFANHTLLFSCAGHPPPLLITESELIPIPSQGTLPGLIADIHFSEHKLQLHQGQRVALYTDGLFESGGSIERRQSLETIIKKRLVDTLSMDIQAAAESCMQTFDRHGGVPARDDALLLLIEPNSGVTKNVN, encoded by the coding sequence ATGGATAAATGCCTGATTAATGATACTCGCCCCGCCAGCCTAGAAGCCGTGCGCGATATGCGCCAATTACTGCAACGGGTATTAACTCAGCAGTTGCAACATCCACAGCAATTGCAGCGCATGTTATTGTGCTTTTCGGAGCTCGCCACCAATATAGTGCGCCACAGCGCGCCCCCTGCCCGCGCCATCGGAGTGCAGTTATGGCTTAGCAATCATCAATGGCAAATTCATATCACAGATGATGGCGGCAGTTGGCAAGCCTGCGACATAGTGCCGCTTGATGAGCACGAGGTGAGCGCTACTGGCGGGCGCGGCCTGTCGTTAATTACTCATTATTGCGATAACTATCAATACATTGCTGGAAAACTAAATCTATCTAAATTGCAGTGGCCACGAGTCTTTAGCCAAAACAAACCCCATGTATTGATAGTCGAAGATGACAGCAGTCAGCAGCGATTGCTGCGCGCCTATTTAAAAGATGAATATCAGGTCGACTGCGTGTCTGATGGCGAGCAAGCTCTAGCCCTGCTAGATAGGCTGCCCATAGATTTGATTCTCTCTGATGTAAACATGCCAAAAATGAATGGCTTAACTTTACGGGAGCGGCTTAATCAAGCGGGCAATCGCCGCCTCATTCCATTTATTTTTATTACCCAAGACACTAAGCGCACTAGCATGAATTACAGCTTAGGTTTTGATGACTTACTGACTAAACCTGTGACTAAAAGTCAGCTTCTGCAAACTATCACCCGGGTATTAAGCCGATCGGCGCAAGTGTATACCAGCGTCAATGAGCATATTAATCAGCAAATTAGCCGTTCGTTACTGCCTAATCTGCCAAGTCACTTTCAAGACTGGTCGCTTGGGTATGCTAGTCGCTCGGCGGGCAGTGGCGGTGGTGATTTTGTGTTATGTCAGCGCCATGACTGCGTTAAAGATGAAGCCAAGGATGAAGCCCTAAGCGTGCTGCTGGTCGATATTATGGAGCATAACATCGAAGCTAAGTTTTTCTCCTACGCCTATGCCGGCTATATGCGCGGCTTATTGAGCCATAAGCAGCAAGCATCCCCTAGCGCCTTACTAGCGGCAATTTCTAACGCGGCTTATCAAGACAGCATGTTAAGCCAGACTTTAATGACCTGCTGCGCTTGCACTCTGTTTGCTAACCACACCTTACTTTTTAGTTGCGCCGGTCACCCGCCGCCATTATTGATTACTGAGTCTGAACTTATCCCTATCCCCAGCCAAGGCACGCTGCCTGGGCTAATTGCCGACATTCATTTTTCTGAGCATAAGTTGCAATTGCACCAAGGCCAGCGCGTGGCCTTATATACAGATGGCTTGTTTGAGTCTGGCGGCAGTATAGAGCGGCGCCAAAGCTTAGAAACCATTATCAAGAAACGCTTAGTTGATACCTTGTCTATGGATATTCAAGCGGCAGCCGAAAGTTGCATGCAAACCTTTGATCGCCATGGCGGCGTGCCAGCGCGCGACGATGCTCTATTGCTACTCATAGAGCCAAACAGCGGAGTGACCAAAAATGTCAATTAA